In the genome of uncultured Pseudomonas sp., the window GATTGGCCTCCAGGCCGACTTTATTCGATACCCGCGCCGCCATTGGCACCGCAGAGACACCGGCCGAGCCAATCAGCGGGTTGATCTTGTTGCTGCTGAACAGGTTCATCAGCTTGGCCATCAACACCCCCGACGCGGTGCCGGCACAGAACGCAATCATGCCAAGGCTAAGGATGCCCAAGGTTTTCAGCTGCAAGAATGATTCCGCCGAGAGCTTCGAACCAACCGTAAGGCCGAGGAAGATGGTGACGATATTGATCAGCGCATTACGCGAGGTATCGGCCAGACGCTCAACCACACCTGCTTCACGCAACAGGTTGCCTAGGGCAAACATACCGATCAACGGCGCAGCATCAGGCAACAGCATGCCGATCAGCAGACACAGTACGATCGGGAAGATGATTTTCTCCGACTGCCCGACTGGACGCAGCTGCTGCATGACGATGGAGCGCTCTTCCTTGGTGGTCAGCGCGCGCATGATTGGCGGCTGAATCAACGGCACCAGCGCCATGTAGGCATAGGCTGCCACGGCAATCGGCCCTAGCAAGTGCGGGGCGAGCTTGGAGGTTACAAATATCGAGGTCGGGCCATCGGCACCGC includes:
- a CDS encoding sodium ion-translocating decarboxylase subunit beta, producing the protein MDKLLKLWHSTGLYHIELGQLFMIAVCIGLIYLAIKKGFEPLLLLPIGFGGLLANIPVANMAEGAGFLHMIYEVGLPTSIFPLLIFLGVGAMTDFGPMLANPKTLLLGAAAQFGIFGTLMGALALTALGIPGLEFTLKEAASIAIIGGADGPTSIFVTSKLAPHLLGPIAVAAYAYMALVPLIQPPIMRALTTKEERSIVMQQLRPVGQSEKIIFPIVLCLLIGMLLPDAAPLIGMFALGNLLREAGVVERLADTSRNALINIVTIFLGLTVGSKLSAESFLQLKTLGILSLGMIAFCAGTASGVLMAKLMNLFSSNKINPLIGSAGVSAVPMAARVSNKVGLEANPQNFLLMHAMGPNVAGVIGSAVAAGVLLNFVG